The genomic interval CCTGAGCCACTGTTTAAAAAAACGCTTCAGATCAATTTGCCCCAGTACCATACCACGGGTAAAAATGGTTGAAGACTGTGTCCCTACGTTACCCCCCATATCCATAATAACAGGAATAAACATAGCGGTTGCGGCTATAGCATCAAGGATATCTTCAAAGGCCCCAATAACAGCCCCGGCCAGCATACCCCCTGCGAGGGTGAACAGAAGAAAAGGTACACGGACTCCAATTACATGGAAAAAACTGCCATGGAGAAGTTTATGACTTCGGTCAGTTTCTTTGTGTGTCCAATCAAGAAGTCCGGCCTTGTCGAACATATCATCAGTCACGCTCTCCCGTATTGCTTCCATGGCATCATCCGCCGTAAGTATTCCCACGATATGATTACCACTGTCAACAACGGGAAGTTCCACTACTCTCAGATACTGCAGGTGCCGGGCTGCTTTCTCCTGTGGGTCCAGTGCCTGCACTGAATTTGTATTGTTGGAGTTTAGCAATGAGCCAACCGTTCTGGATGCATCAGAGACCATTACAGTATTAACTGGTATGTAGCCATTTAATCTGAATTCGTCATCGACTATATAAATGTATCTTGGATCCCTGCTCTCATCTTTAATCAGTTTTTCCCTGATTAAATCCTGTGCATTACCAACAATATCATCAGTCTTGAAGGTAAGATAATCGGGTGACATAATACGACCGACAGTATCATGGGGATAGCCCATCAGTTTTTCTGCCACACGCTGAAGTTTAAGCGGCATGCATTCCAAAAAATTACGTGCATTTCGTACTGGCATTTCGTCAAGCACCTTTACAAGGTCATCTGCGGCAAGGGTAGAAAGATAGTACACTGCATCCTCCTTTGAGATACTGTGTACAACATTGTTTTTAACTACATCTTCAAGGAGAAAGAAGACCTTCGTTAAAAACTCTTTCGGGAATGTCGCGAAAAATTTTTCCAGTTCCTCCCTTGAGGCATTATTCAAGCCTGCAGCAATGTCCTCAGCTTTCATGGTTTTGGCTGTCTCGACAGCTTGTTCCGGATGATTATTAACAATTGCGTTTAATTCATCAAATCTGTTTTGTGTATTTTCCATTGGTAAACCCTGTTCTCTATACGAAATGTTTAAATCCGTAAATTGTTACATAGTTAACTGCAGTTTAGGCAATAGAATACCTATGGCTGCAAAAATGAGCGATTTCGGTAACAGTCCGAAATGTATCAGAGTAATTATTACTGAGCCGCAAGCCGTAAGGAGACGGGTAAGCTTAGATATCACCGCTTACCGGTGCCCAAACGGCATTCTCGGGTATGGATGGAATTTTTCCCAGAAGCTTTTTCTGCGACAGGTAGTAACAATACACCTATGGCAGCTTTTAATGGCCGGGCAAAAAACAATGTAAGAAAAAGTTGGTGCTGTAATCATTTCCGCTTTTCCTGGTATAAGATCCGGTGCTACTGTACCGCACCCGGTCTCAGGAAAGCGAAAACTGTCAGTATGACATTGCTTTCAAGGTGAGCACTGCGGTCGGTAGCTTAATAACAGAATTCATAATCATATGCTTGCGACACAAAGGAACATTATCACAACTGTCATAGTCATCAGGCATTCCGCTACCTCCCTTCTGAAGTGAATAAAACTGAAACATGTTTTCGAACGGGATAAAAATAATAAAGAACGAATCTCAACGCAATAAACCTTTTCCGTACTATGAATACATACCAGAGGATATAACCTGATTTTTTGCACTGCAGTATCTCAAGAGGGGACCGCCTACAACACCCTGTTTTTAAACCGCCCCAACAGCACCCAGTACCAGAAGATCGTACAAGCTGTAAAACCAAGCAGGCTCAAAAAGAGCCACACTCCCCGGGTGAACATCACCGGTACAATCCAGAATGATGGTAAAAGAGCAAATGGCACTTGCAGAACTGTTGAGGGAATAAGATATGCAGCCAGCGGTATGAAAAAATAGAGTCCCCCGATCTTTGTCAACGCAAGCCCTTCAATCTTGTTTTCTGCAGTTGAAGCGATGAATAGAAGAAACAGCCCTCCATTAAGCGATGCAACAAGAGCAGTTGAAAAGATTGCCGACAGGGGCACATCGATCAGTCCGTTAAACAGCAAAACCACTGAATAAAGTATGAAGCTGAAAGCAGAGGTAATCACCAGTCGGTAACGGATATATCCTCTGTTTGTAAGAGGGGTTACCGAAAGGGCTGTGATAATACTCTCATCTCTTTCATCCAGTGTTATAAAGCTGAATACACTACCCGACAGCATAGCCATCATTAGTGCAAGAAACGTAACCATCATCAGATAGTGTTCGGATAAATCAAAGGTAAACTGTTCATAGATAAGATTGTTCAAAAAAGGGACAGCCATTCTTATGAAAAGAATCAAAACAACCGGGGATAAGAAAATCATATACAGCATTGGATCTCGTCTTATGGACCTTAGATCAGCAGAGAACAGTGTGATATATTTTGTCATAATTACCCCCGTTTTTGCAGGTAGTCTGAAAAGTATCTCTGTGCCTTGACTGAAAATATCAGATTCCATAAGATAAGGATAAAAAGAGCCTGGATCATCTGAACTGGTGGGACATGACCAAAATAGGCTGATGTGAGTACGATGCAGGAGTGGGTAGGTAGAAAGTTCCACAATAAAGAGTCATAGATACCAAAATAGCCGAGTAATGGTAAAAACATTGGAAAAAGTACAACCATTGCGATTGCAAAATAGCTGTTTACACTTGTAGCTTTCAGCCCCAGCATGCAGCCAAACAGGATAAAGAGAGATGATGTCAATCCGATACCTGCAATAACGGGTATTATACTGTAAGGGAAACCGGCTCCACCCAGCAGAATGCAAAGACTTACCAGAAGAGACAGTACGGTAAGTGATACAACTTTACTGACAAGGTACTCACGTGGTCTCAGTGGGGTGATAAATAGTGCATCCAGAATACCCTGCCCCCGCTCCAGCAATAAAATACCACCGATAAAAAAGAAACCAAGCACCGCTGAATCTGAAAGTATTAAAAGTACAGCAAAAGGTTCGACCAAATAATCGGGCAGATTTCTGAGCAAAACAATATACACCACAAGAATAAATGCATACACAAAGTAGAATCCGTGCCGGTATTGGAAGCGCAGATCTGCAGTAATTGCCTTAATTTGTCTCATGCAGTTCTCTTCCCGTAACACTTATAAAGACATCCTCCAGCGTCGCTTCCATGCTGTGAATGGTTTCAAGCTCTCTTTCTTTAAGGATGCCAAGGAAACTGCTGTTTTTATACAGGTCCTGAATCGGGAATGTTTTGGAGTTAACACCACTGTTATCGCGGTACTCAACTTTCACAAGTTTTTTGCCATACTGAAGTTTGAGTTTTCTTGGTGAATCTGTAAGCACAATGGTTCCATCAATAATGAATGCTACCCTGTCGCAGAGTTCATCTGCCACAGCCATGTTGTGAGTCGTGAGAAAAATGGTCGTTCCTTCACGTTTCTTTTGTTTTATGATTGAGACAATTTCACGGGCATTCACTGGATCCAGGCCTGATGTCGGCTCATCCAGAAAAAGTAACGATGGTTTGTTTACTAGCCCGCGGCAGAAGTTAAGCCTCATTTTCATGCCCTTGGAAAAACTGCTGACTTTCACACCCGCATCGCTTTCAAGACCGACCATTTTCAGAAGCTCTTCTGGCTTTGCTGTTTCCCCCTTGTACAATCCGGAAAAATACCTGAGGTTTTCAAGTGCTGTAAACCTGGTATAAAGGTTAGGGAATTCAAATACCACACCTATATTTTCATAGTAATCAGGTCCGCTCCTGCTTATATTGTTATTACCTACCAATACTGTCCCGCTGTATCTCTTCAGAAGCCCGATGAGTATCTTTTGTGTAGTGCTCTTCCCGGAACCGCTTGGTCCAAGAAAACCAAACACCTCACCTTTTTTGATCGAAAAGCTGAGGTCGTGAAGTGTTTCGGTCTTTTTCCCGCTATAAGTAAACCGAAGATTATTTACTTCAATCATCATTGTGCTCCATCGGAGGAATCAGAAACTATCACACATTCTCAATAAACTCCATGACTGTACTATTAAATAAATCACACTCATCGAGATTTGCAAAATGTCCGGACTGTGCAAAATCGGCTACCCGTATCTTTTCATTGGCTTCGATTACTTTTTCCACCTTTTTTAAACATTTATTGATGGATTTGTCATACCTGCCCCTTATAATGAGGTAGGGGATCCGGAGTTCTGTAAGCAAATCCAGGTAATTGTAATTACCGATGTTTGCCCTTATCAGATGTGCAACGTGTTTTGAATCCATCATGAGACTGACAATCTCATTTGCAACTGCACTGTGTGGGGTAGATTGCTTTGCAGTAAACCTTAGATACTTCTCCGGTTTTTTCCGTATCATTCTTTCATCGGTCTTGCTTATCATTTTAACAATCCAGGAAGGGTATGACAGTTTTGGACAGGTACCAAATGTCACAAGGGATTGAATTGTTTCAGGAGACTTTTTTATCATTTCAAAGCCTGTTAGACCACCCGCGGAATTACCCACCAAATGAACTTTTTCCACACCCGTTTCATTAAGTACATACAGTACATCTTCAGCGAGCTTAGGAAGTTTGAAATCTTCTGACTTGTACTGTTTCTCTTTAAAATAGCTGCTATGCCCATGTAAACCGATGCTTAACACGAAATATTTCTGACTAAAAAAGCACAGTTGTTTTTGAAACTGAATCGGATGAGCACCCGCTCCATGTAAAAAGAGAAGTGCGGGTTTTTTGTTCTTTTCCCCGCTTGAGTGCACTTCGAGAAATGTTTTTTTCTTGAGAATGTAAGATTTATTCATTTATCTGCGCGACCTCAGATCACTATCAAAGCTGAAAATAACCCAAACAAAAGGCTGTAGATAATCGCTTCAAACTGTATGGTCCAAAACACCTTCTTTTGTACAAACTCTTTTTTCAGGTAAACCAGACCTTCAATGGTGTTTGAAAAGGGGATTGCACTTGAAAAGTCAGCATAGACAAACATAAGGGTACTCATGAAAAGGAACTGCATTCCAAAAGAGAGCTGTGTTAAAAAAGGCAATACAGGATAAAGTACAGCTGACATCAAAATGGCCCTTATAAGCTGTGACGGAAACAAAAGCTTGCCGATTCTCTGGGCTTCCTGTTTGTCTTCCATGTTTCTGAAAAACGATTTATACAGGCGATCCTTGCCGGAGTACATCTTTTGGGCGAGCTGAAAATCTATTACTCCTGCAATGATGTAGCACACAAAGTGAACTACGAAAAACAACAGGCTGAATCTTAAATACAACATGACAGATCCTTTCGTTCATTTGCACTTTAACATTGGATGAATCACCTTAGAAAGCATGAACCTAAGGGCTTTTTGTTTATAGGAATCATGGTTGAATGTTCCGACAATAATAGATTCAGTTTTGGGGTGATAAAACATGAACGCACCGGTTACCCCAACACATCCCCAGCAATTGTATTTTTCGGGCATTAAGATCGGTATTGTTTTGAATTTCCAGATAGAGTAGCCATAGCTAAGTCCCGGAGCAGCGCCTCCCATCGGAAGATCATCTGACAACATTCGTTTAAGGGTCTCTTCTTTAAGAATTTTGTTTTGCACAAGAGCTTTCATGAAAACAAGGTATTCATCAAGTGGTGCAACTACACTGGCGCCGGCATGATCTATTGAAGCAATTCCTTCCAACCCTGTAAAATCCACTCCATCAATGAATGCTGCGGCAGCAGGATACTTTGATGGCTCTTCAGGCTTTGAGTAGTCATTCATGTATGCATGCTTCATTTCAAGAGGATTAAATATCAGCTCGTGCACGACTTTCTGAAAAGGCTTTTGTGTGATATTTTCAATTATCAATCCAAGCAGATAATAATTTGTATCTGTATAAAGATGTCTTTTCCCGGGTTTGAATTTGGGATGAAGGTTATTTTTTCCCCACAATACAGCGTCCCTGGTTGATATCCTGAACTGTGGATCACTTATGCGCATTTTTAGTAAAGGAAAAAATACATCATCCAGTCCGGATGATTGCTGGAGAAGGTGGTACACTTTGATTTCATCAGAGTAGTCGGTACCTTTATACACATGAAGTCCGTCCATCAGATCATTATCGAGATGTTTTGAAATCCTGTCATCAAAGGAGAGGTCACCTCTTTCATGGAGCATCCCAATAATAGTGGCAGTGAATAGCTTACCTACGCTTGCCAGGTGATTGGGCTGATGAATGTTAGCTGTAACATCCCCGGTTTTACCTTTCGCCAAATTAAGTGATACACCCAGTTTCTCTGAATGAACAAGCAGATATGCATTCTTTACATTTTGGTCTTTTTGAACCTGCCCGCGAAAAGAACAATCTATTTTATCAACCACTTGCCTTATGTTCATAAGATTACCTTCTTATTCTATGATCTGAATTTCACCGCTGTTCCGTACACCATAACCTCAGCAGCCCCCATGGCAACATTTCCCGATGCATACCGGATGTTTACTACCGCATCGGCCCCAAGTTTTTCAGCCTCCTGAACCATCCTCTTTGTTGCAAGTGCTCTTGCATTGTTAAGCATTTCGCTATATGATTTCAGTTCTCCGCCAAACATCATTTTGAGCCCGGATAAAATATCATTGCCCAAATTCTTTGCCTGTATAGTCGTTCCTTTGACAATGCTTATTGTCTCCAGTTCTTTTCCGCTTATAAAATCAGTATTTACCAAGATCATTGTCTTCCCCCTTTTTTAGCTCTTTTATCCTTTGCCAGGCTACAATCATAAGTAAAATTACAAAAGCAGACATAATTATCGTTACAAGAGATCTTACCCATGCCAGATTTATTAATTCAGTAAAGACCCATTGATAAAAAAATGCCCACATAAGTACTGCCGATATCAACGAAACCGAGATAGTCAAAACCACGATAAGTTCTTTTTTAAGTGTACAGTTTTTCATCTGCATTTATCACCATTGCTTATATTTTTTTTCATATCCATTTGCTCAGAATCATGGAGTGATTCTGAGTTCTTCATTGAATCGGGGCTGGCTTATACCCCCGGAATTTTGGGCTATTTCAGACTGGCTATCCTCAAGTTCTGTATCAGCTGTCCTGATTCGTTGCGCAATTGTTAAACTCAGCATAATGAGCATAACAGAGCTAAATACAACGAGCTTAACATAACCTCTTTTTGTTTTTTGTCGCTCCACGACACACCCCTTGGTCCAAGTATATCACTTTGTATTTTCTTTGTCTGACCTGAACGGAATAATGAACCAAACAAACCATACAAACCAAACCACCCAGATAGACTGAAGTAATTCGCCCTGTATTATCCCTGTAATCCCCCGAATTCCAAGCAGGCCCAAAAATCCCAGTGGCCAGTATTTTCTGTACATATATTACTCCTCTCTAATGAAAACTGATAATTCATTTTTTCCCGTTTCTGCAGGCCGACATTCTGAACATGTGATAAATTGTCAGGTCTCCGCCTTGTTTTGTCTCCACTGTTTTATACCCCACACGCTCATAAAGTGCGTGGTTCTTTTTGTCTGCAGTGAAAAGATACACCCCACAATTGTTTGGGTCAGCTTCGTTTTCCCGGTGCACATGGGCAAGCAGCATTTTACCTATTCCCATATTCTGAAATTCCGGATGAACAGCAATAGCGTAAAGAGTGGAGTAATGTCCCCTTATACTTTTAGGAACAGCAATAGCCTTCATGACAGACTTAGCTCTTTTTAACCGAACTTTCATAAACATTTTTGCCAAAACAGGGAGCCTGTGCAGTAACAACTGAGTACGCTTTAAAAAGGCGAGCTTTCTGTTATTTTTAAGTATGGCAACACCAGCCACTCTACCATCCTTGCAGACTGTTACTATTCGGTATCCGCTTTTATGAATAACCATTATTTCTGCAGCGATCATCTTTTGAAAAAATTCACGGGTGCTTTTTCTTGAGAAATCGAAGATGTAGCTGTTTACCCCTTCACTCATGAATGCTTCAGAATAGACCTTTGCAGCTTCTTCCGCACAACTCTCATCGAAATTTACAATTTTTAAGTCTTCCATGATTACCTGTCTTTCTCTTTTGACAGTGCTGATTTTACTTTTGCAATAAGTTCAGATGTATCAAATGGTTTGATCAGGAAATGTACTATATCTCTTTTTGCCAAGGCATCCAGAATCTCTTCCCCCTTATAGGCAGTTATGACCATGGTTGGAACTGCAGGACCCTGTTTTCTGAGAGTATCGATAAATTCGAGCCCGCTCATACCAGGAAGCTGAATATCTGTAATTATAAGATCAAAAGAAGATTCTTTATTTTTACCAAGCATATCAAGTGCATTTTCAGCATTGAGTGAAGTAGCTACCTTATACTCCTGCCTCTTAAGTATGAAAGCGATTGAATGAAGAAGTTCCTTTTCATCCTCAACAATGAGAAGTTTAATTCTGCCGTTATAATTTTTTCTGCTTAAATTCTGTTTCACTTTGTTACCAGACCTTTGCGAGTAAAAAACATACACTCATGAAACTATTGGGTTTGTATGCAGTAACTGTGCCAAAGCGGGAGCAAAGAGCGTATACTTGCAAATAACAGTGTGTTACGGTTTTTTTACAGGGCGCTATTTATACTACACCAATGTGAAAAAACTCAACATGGCGTTCTAAATTCCCCCGAGGAGGGACTCATAAGGCAGGAAATCTTAAAATAAAATAACAGAACTTCTCCCCCAGGATCCGGCCGCGAAATCGGCATCGTTTTTTCTTATTATTGATGGCTACATAATAAGAGCACTGTCGGGGCAACTGTGGCACCCGACAACGTCTGCAAAAAGCTGGAAAATGATATTGTTTTTTATTGGTGAATTATTATCTGGAATTCTCCGATCAAAATATGAAGCAAAACCGCTTCACTCTAACCCACTTGCCACAGATTCTTGCGAGTGAGGGGACACTGGAGTTTGGGCACAGATACCCTATCCTACCCCCTTAGCGCTAATCAAAAAATATCCCTATATACACTTATAGATTAGTTTGTATACCTGTCCCAACTTCAGTTCCTGGGATTATTAATCCTCTTATTTAGCGCTGAACGGGTGATTCCAAGCATTTTTGATGCAATGGATTGATTATTATCAGCCCTTCTTAAGGCTTCCTCTACAAGCAACAGTTCAATCTCCTTTATAGTTGGAAGTTGCTCAGGAAAGAGCATTTTTTCATTAGCACCCTGGGGCAGAGAGGAGTAAATTTCTTTGAATTGTTTGTGCCCTCCAGACCTGTTTATATGTTCCTGGAAAGTGGCCATTGAGAGCACTCCACCCTGATGACGACTTACTGCGTCATAGACCATTCCACGCAACTCCCTTACATTCCCCGGAAAACAGTGGGTTCCAAGAAGAGTGTAAAGTTCCTTTGGAAACGAGGGGGATTTTTTTTCCAGTTCTTTTGCTGCAGAAGTGACAAAATATTCAAGCAGAACGGGAATATCTTCTTTACGTTCCCGAAGAGGAGGAAGAGCAATGTGGTGACTTTGCAATCTGTAGTACAGGTCTTTTCTGAAGGTGCTGTTTTCGGAAAAAGGATCAACCGAAGCGTTGGTTGCAACAACCACTCTTGCATCACTATAGCTGAGTTTATCCGACCCTACAGCATAAAAACTTCGGTCTTCAAGAAGTCTAAGCAGCTTGACCTGTGATTCAACTTTGAGTTCTCCGATTTCATCGAGAAACAGAGTGCCTCCGTCAGCTTTGGAGAGAAAACCGGCGCGGTTTTTTTCTGCTCCGGTAAAGGCCCCCTTTTCATGCCCGAACAGTGCATCGGAAAACAGTGTATCATCAAGACCAGCCACATTTACCGCAACGAAATCTCCGGTGCGTCCGCTGCAGTTGTGAATTGCACGGGCAATAAGTTCTTTACCGCATCCGGTCTCACCGGTAATCATAACAGGCAAGTTTGTAGGAGCAATTGCTTCAATATATTTGAATATGGAAAGCATGGACTTATCTTTGGTAATTATCTTATCAAAAGCAGAACTGTTTTCATTTGTATCAGAGAGAAACATCTTTTTCAGCCGTGCATTTTCAAGAACGATTTCACTGTGTTCAACAGCTTTCTTTACAGTGGTTACAAGCCTGGCTTTGTCTATGGGCTTTACAATGTAATCAAACGCTCCGTTTCTCATGAAGTTAACAGCACTTTCGATCTCATTGACAGCAGTCACCATGATAACAGGTATATTGGGGTATCTTGATTTGATTTCGGGCAGAAGCTCTTCTCCTGAAATATGAGGCATCATTATATCAAGCAAAATCACCTTGACATTATTTTGGGAGAGGATATCGAGAACCTGCCTGCTATCCTGGCATGTCTTTACGTTTTTATATCCGGAAGTACGGAGTACAAATGATGCACTTTGTAAAAACTGTCCCTCATCATCAACCAGCAAAACAGCCCTGTCACAGTCTGACATATAAGGTTACTCCTTTTCATACGGAAGCGACACAGTAGCAGTTGTGCCTTCACCCGGAATCGATTTTATTATCAGTTCACCATTGTGATTTTTTGCAATACTGTAGGATATGGAAAGCCCCAGACCAGTACCACCACTGTCGCGCTTGGTGGTAAAGAACGGATCCATTATATGCTTCAGGTTTTCCTGTGCAATCCCCCGGCCTTCATCTGAAACAGTAATAAACACGCTGGATGAAGGGGTGTTGTAGTGGGTCGAAACAGTAATTTTTTCCTTAGTACTTCTAAGGGCCTGGCATGAATTGGTTATGATGTTTATCAGTACCTGCTCGATTTGCTGCCGGTTTCCACGGATCTTTGGCAAATTGGGATCCAGTTTGGCAGCAAAGTTATTTGTTGACTTTTTAATAAGATTTCCCAAGATCAGCATTCCGGATTCTATGATCTGATTTATATCCAGGAGCTGCTGCATATCACCTGTATCCTGTCGGGCAAAATCCTTCAAACTGTTAACGATGTTTTTTATCCTTTCAGCACCTTCACCTATACCACTTAAAAGCAATTCAGCCTCATTACGCACCTCTTTGTAGGGAAGACCGGCGATGAAAAACTCTCCCTTTTCAGCTTCACAGGAGTCAAGTACAGATACCGCATCCCTCCATATATCAAGCATACTCTCACTGTTAAGAAGAATAAAATTGTTGGGATTGTTTATCTCATGGGCAACCCCCGATACCAAAATTCCAAGCGACACCATTTTATCTGCCTGTATCAGCTGCCGTTCGTGCCGTTTTGCAAGTGCCTGTGCTTTTCTGATCTCGGTAACATCAGTACCAGTAATCAACACCCCTGTGAGTTTTCCGTTTTCATAAAGCCGGGTCTGGTTGCTTGAAAACACTATGTAATGAACCGAACCATCTTTTGCAATAACCTGGTTGTCTCTTGGAGGAATAGTTTCTCCGTTAAACCTTTTCTTTAAAACAGAAGCTGTATGACGGTGATCTTCTTCCGGAATAAAATCCATTGCCGGTTTTCCTACAAGATCTCTCTTTTCATAGCCAAGCGACTTGATGAAGCTTATGTTTACATCTCTTATAATACCATCTGTATCTATGACAATATTGCCTGCCGGGCTATGTTCGAAAAGAAATCTGTACCTTTTCTCCGAATCAGCTAAGGCTTCCTGTGCAGATTTTACATCAGTGATATCATCGATTATTCCTTCCAGGGCAATTAATTCGCC from Chitinispirillum alkaliphilum carries:
- a CDS encoding putative Beta-ketoadipate enol-lactone hydrolase, with translation MNKSYILKKKTFLEVHSSGEKNKKPALLFLHGAGAHPIQFQKQLCFFSQKYFVLSIGLHGHSSYFKEKQYKSEDFKLPKLAEDVLYVLNETGVEKVHLVGNSAGGLTGFEMIKKSPETIQSLVTFGTCPKLSYPSWIVKMISKTDERMIRKKPEKYLRFTAKQSTPHSAVANEIVSLMMDSKHVAHLIRANIGNYNYLDLLTELRIPYLIIRGRYDKSINKCLKKVEKVIEANEKIRVADFAQSGHFANLDECDLFNSTVMEFIENV
- a CDS encoding Sigma-54 dependent DNA-binding response regulator translates to MSDCDRAVLLVDDEGQFLQSASFVLRTSGYKNVKTCQDSRQVLDILSQNNVKVILLDIMMPHISGEELLPEIKSRYPNIPVIMVTAVNEIESAVNFMRNGAFDYIVKPIDKARLVTTVKKAVEHSEIVLENARLKKMFLSDTNENSSAFDKIITKDKSMLSIFKYIEAIAPTNLPVMITGETGCGKELIARAIHNCSGRTGDFVAVNVAGLDDTLFSDALFGHEKGAFTGAEKNRAGFLSKADGGTLFLDEIGELKVESQVKLLRLLEDRSFYAVGSDKLSYSDARVVVATNASVDPFSENSTFRKDLYYRLQSHHIALPPLRERKEDIPVLLEYFVTSAAKELEKKSPSFPKELYTLLGTHCFPGNVRELRGMVYDAVSRHQGGVLSMATFQEHINRSGGHKQFKEIYSSLPQGANEKMLFPEQLPTIKEIELLLVEEALRRADNNQSIASKMLGITRSALNKRINNPRN
- a CDS encoding Mg/Co/Ni transporter MgtE / CBS domain, with amino-acid sequence MENTQNRFDELNAIVNNHPEQAVETAKTMKAEDIAAGLNNASREELEKFFATFPKEFLTKVFFLLEDVVKNNVVHSISKEDAVYYLSTLAADDLVKVLDEMPVRNARNFLECMPLKLQRVAEKLMGYPHDTVGRIMSPDYLTFKTDDIVGNAQDLIREKLIKDESRDPRYIYIVDDEFRLNGYIPVNTVMVSDASRTVGSLLNSNNTNSVQALDPQEKAARHLQYLRVVELPVVDSGNHIVGILTADDAMEAIRESVTDDMFDKAGLLDWTHKETDRSHKLLHGSFFHVIGVRVPFLLFTLAGGMLAGAVIGAFEDILDAIAATAMFIPVIMDMGGNVGTQSSTIFTRGMVLGQIDLKRFFKQWLRETVHGFGMGCILGALGGFIAAIWQGMPELGWAVGISLALTITIGVSLGFMVPFVLIKMGFDQAAGADPIITTIKDMSGLVIYFTSVALLMPHIIEMAG
- a CDS encoding beta-lactamase; translated protein: MNIRQVVDKIDCSFRGQVQKDQNVKNAYLLVHSEKLGVSLNLAKGKTGDVTANIHQPNHLASVGKLFTATIIGMLHERGDLSFDDRISKHLDNDLMDGLHVYKGTDYSDEIKVYHLLQQSSGLDDVFFPLLKMRISDPQFRISTRDAVLWGKNNLHPKFKPGKRHLYTDTNYYLLGLIIENITQKPFQKVVHELIFNPLEMKHAYMNDYSKPEEPSKYPAAAAFIDGVDFTGLEGIASIDHAGASVVAPLDEYLVFMKALVQNKILKEETLKRMLSDDLPMGGAAPGLSYGYSIWKFKTIPILMPEKYNCWGCVGVTGAFMFYHPKTESIIVGTFNHDSYKQKALRFMLSKVIHPMLKCK
- a CDS encoding ABC transporter, with the translated sequence MAVPFLNNLIYEQFTFDLSEHYLMMVTFLALMMAMLSGSVFSFITLDERDESIITALSVTPLTNRGYIRYRLVITSAFSFILYSVVLLFNGLIDVPLSAIFSTALVASLNGGLFLLFIASTAENKIEGLALTKIGGLYFFIPLAAYLIPSTVLQVPFALLPSFWIVPVMFTRGVWLFLSLLGFTACTIFWYWVLLGRFKNRVL
- a CDS encoding transcriptional regulatory protein, with protein sequence MKQNLSRKNYNGRIKLLIVEDEKELLHSIAFILKRQEYKVATSLNAENALDMLGKNKESSFDLIITDIQLPGMSGLEFIDTLRKQGPAVPTMVITAYKGEEILDALAKRDIVHFLIKPFDTSELIAKVKSALSKEKDR
- a CDS encoding ABC transporter permease, whose translation is MRQIKAITADLRFQYRHGFYFVYAFILVVYIVLLRNLPDYLVEPFAVLLILSDSAVLGFFFIGGILLLERGQGILDALFITPLRPREYLVSKVVSLTVLSLLVSLCILLGGAGFPYSIIPVIAGIGLTSSLFILFGCMLGLKATSVNSYFAIAMVVLFPMFLPLLGYFGIYDSLLWNFLPTHSCIVLTSAYFGHVPPVQMIQALFILILWNLIFSVKAQRYFSDYLQKRG
- a CDS encoding ABC transporter, ATP-binding protein, which translates into the protein MMIEVNNLRFTYSGKKTETLHDLSFSIKKGEVFGFLGPSGSGKSTTQKILIGLLKRYSGTVLVGNNNISRSGPDYYENIGVVFEFPNLYTRFTALENLRYFSGLYKGETAKPEELLKMVGLESDAGVKVSSFSKGMKMRLNFCRGLVNKPSLLFLDEPTSGLDPVNAREIVSIIKQKKREGTTIFLTTHNMAVADELCDRVAFIIDGTIVLTDSPRKLKLQYGKKLVKVEYRDNSGVNSKTFPIQDLYKNSSFLGILKERELETIHSMEATLEDVFISVTGRELHETN